Proteins from a genomic interval of Physeter macrocephalus isolate SW-GA chromosome 21, ASM283717v5, whole genome shotgun sequence:
- the LOC102979751 gene encoding ferritin heavy chain-like → MLRGSYRGPRGFAFTMAFTPATLPAPPAMLRAPPSQVRQNYHPDCEAAVSSHFTLELHASFVFLAAAFYLDRDDVALKHFTGFCPRRSYEHSGRAQGLMRLQNQRGAASTSINIRKPVSDEWKSGLKAMKCALFLEKRVNRSLLHLHQLATDKTDPHLRHFLATHDLSQQVAFIRELEGHVTTLSMMGAPDVDLAGYLFDKLTLGDSDKN, encoded by the coding sequence ATGCTCCGAGGCAGCTATCGCGGGCCCCGCGGCTTCGCCTTCACCATGGCCTTCACGCCCGCCACGCTGCCCGCGCCGCCCGCCATGCTGCGAGCACCGCCCTCGCAGGTGCGCCAGAACTACCACCCCGACTGCGAGGCCGCCGTCAGCAGCCATTTCACCCTGGAGCTCCACGCCTCCTTCGTGTTCCTGGCCGCGGCCTTTTACCTCGACCGCGACGACGTGGCCTTGAAGCACTTCACCGGGTTCTGCCCGCGCCGCTCCTACGAGCACAGCGGGCGGGCCCAGGGCCTGATGCGCCTGCAGAACCAGCGCGGGGCCGCCTCAACTTCCATCAACATCAGGAAGCCAGTCAGTGACGAGTGGAAGAGCGGCCTCAAGGCCATGAAGTGCGCCTTGTTCCTGGAGAAGCGCGTGAACCGGAGCCTGCTCCACCTGCACCAGCTGGCCACCGACAAGACCGACCCCCACCTGCGTCACTTCCTGGCAACTCACGACCTCAGCCAGCAGGTGGCGTTCATCAGAGAGCTGGAGGGTCATGTCACCACCCTGAGCATGATGGGGGCCCCGGACGTCGACCTGGCAGGGTACCTCTTTGACAAGCTCACCCTGGGCGACAGTGACAAGAACTGA